CTTGTACCCTTTCACCAAACTCTGTCTTTAGCCGGGCCGCAGAGTTCAACAAAAGTCTACTTTAAAAAAAACGGCTTGACATAAATAGTGCTGTGTCATCCACAATGTGCGCCGTTTTCTACTCACGAGGAGCGGGTATGGCCGGTTGGCTTCCCCTGATCATCATACTGTTGGCCGTGGTGCTGGTGGTGGGCCCGGTGATGTGGCTGAAGCCCAGCAGCCGCGATCGGCGCCTTGCGGATCTGCGCCAGCGCGCCGCGCGCGCCGGCATGTCGGTACAGATGCAGCCGCTGCCGGCGGCGCTCGGGGAAGGCAGTGCCGCGGTGTATACCCAGCGCTGGCGCGACCGCCGCCGCCTGCAGTTGGGGTGGAGTCTGGAGCTGCAGCGCATGGAACACGAAATGCACTTCGCCGGGCGCTGGGACTGGAGCGGTGGGCGCAGTGCGCCGGAACCGGCGTGGGAACCGCTGCGCGAACTGTTGGCGCAGCTGCCCCGCGATGCCTGTGCGGTGGTCGCCAGCGACAGTGGTCTCGGTGTGCAGTGGCACGAAGACAGCGGCGAGTCGGGTATGGCGGCACTGGAGGGCGCGCTGCCGGAATTCGGCCCTTCTATAGAAGAAGCGATACGCCAGCCGCGCCGCGAGGAACCGGCACCGGAATAGCGCCCGCGGGCCGGCTTTTGCACCGGTGAAACGTACCTCGGTGGGGCCGGTACGGCGCCGCAGGCGCGGCCGCCGACAGCGCCGCCGGGACAAAGAATTTGCACCGCTCGCTTGACCGCACTGTGGGCGGAGCTTATATATTCGCGCAGCGCGGTCCTTCGGGAGCGGGCTGTTGAGTTTGCGAAAGCAGTAAATTTTCTATTCAAAATCAAGTGCTTATGGGTAAATCACTGGTCATTGTCGAATCGCCGGCCAAAGCCAAAACTATCAACAAGTATCTCGGCAAGGACTTCGTCGTGAAGTCCAGCGTCGGCCATATTCGCGATTTGCCCACCGGCGGCGGCAACAAGCAGCCGGTCGATCCGAAGGAGCGTGCGCGCCGCGCCGCGGAAACGCGCAAGCTGTCCCCGGAAGACAAGGCGATCTACAAGCGCAAGAAAAACCGCGAGCAGCTGATCAAGCGCATGGGGATCGACCCGGATCACGACTGGGCCGCGAACTATGAAATCCTGCCGGGCAAGGAAAAGGTCGTCAGTGAGTTGCGCAAGCTGGCCGCCAATGCCGACACCATCTACCTCGCGACGGACTTGGATCGCGAGGGGGAGGCGATCGCCTGGCACCTGCGCGAGGCCATTGGCGGCGACGACGGCCGCTACCGCCGCGTGGTGTTCAACGAGATTACCAAGTCGGCGATCCAGGAGGCCTTCAAGGCCCCGGGCCCGCTGAATATCAATCGCGTCAACGCGCAGCAGGCACGTCGTTTCCTCGATCGTATTGTCGGCTACATGGTGTCGCCGCTGCTGTGGGAGAAGGTCGCGCGCGGATTGTCCGCCGGCCGCGTGCAGTCGGTAGCCGTGCGCCTGGTGGTGGAGCGCGAGCGCGAGATCCGCGCGTTTATTCCCGAAGAGTACTGGACGCTGTTTGCGGATACGGCCACCGCCGCCGCCAACCCGCTGCGCCTCGAAGTGAAAAAGCAGGCCGGTGAGGCCTTCCGCCCGACCAACGAAACGCAGGCCAGCGTCGCCGTGCAGGCGCTGCAGGGCAGCGATTATGTGGTCAGCGCACGCGACGACAAGCCCACCAGCTCCAAGCCCTCGGCGCCGTTCATTACCTCGACCCTGCAGCAGGCGGCGAGTAACCGCCTCGGTTTCAGCGTCAAGAAAACCATGATGCTGGCCCAGCGCCTCTACGAAGCCGGCCACATCACCTATATGCGGACGGATTCCACCAACCTCAGTAACGAGGCGGTGGAAACCGTGCGGGAATTTATCGGCGAGAGTTACGGCGATAAATACCTGCCGGAAAGCCCCAACAGCTACTCGAGCAAAGAGGGCGCGCAGGAGGCACACGAGGCGATCCGCCCGTCGGATGTGCGCGTCCAGCCGAACATGCTGTCCGGCGTCGAGCGCGACGCGGAGCGGCTGTACAACCTGATCTGGCAGCAGTTCGTTGCCTGCCAGATGACGCCGGCCCAGTTCACCTCCACGTCGGTGGTGGTCACCGCCGGTGATTACGAACTGCGCGCCCGCGGCCGTGTGATCCGTTTCGACGGTTTCCTGAAAGTGGCACCGCCGTCCAGTAAAAAAGACGAGGATATGGTGCTGCCGGATGTCAAAGTCGGCGAAAAACTGGCACTGAAAAAGCTCGATCCGAAACAGCACTTCACCAAGCCGCCGGCTCGCTACAGCGAGGCGGCGCTGGTGAAGGAACTGGAAAAGCGCGGTATCGGCCGCCCGTCGACCTACGCGTCGATTATTTCCACGATCCAGGATCGCGGCTACGTTCGGCTGGAAAACCGCCGTTTCTACGCGGAAAAGATGGGCGATATCGTCACCGATCGCCTGAGCGAAAGCTTCACCAACCTGATGGACTACGGCTTTACCGCCAACCTCGAGGAGTCGCTGGACTCGGTCGCCGACGGCGACAAGGGCTGGAAGCAGCTGCTCGACGAGTTCTATCGCGACTTCTCCGGACGTTTGGAAAAAGCCCAGGACACCGACGGCGGTATGCGCCGCAACGCGCCCACCGATACCGATATCGAGTGCAGCAAGTGCGGTCGCCATATGCAGATTCGCACCGGCTCCACCGGGGTGTTCCTCGGTTGTTCCGGCTACGCGCTGCCGCCCAAGGAGCGCTGCACCAACACCATGAACCTGGTGTCGGGTGATGAAGCGGTGGATGCCGATACCGACGAAGAGGCGGAATCCCGCCTGCTGCGCGAGAAGCGTCGTTGCCCCAAATGCGGCACCGCGATGGACAGCTACCTGCTGGACGAGCACCGCAAGCTGCACATCTGCGGCAACAACCCGGACTGCAATGGCTACGAGGTGGAGAAGGGCACCTTCAAGATCAAGGGCTACGACGGTCCGGTGATCGAGTGCGACAAGTGTGGCGCAGACATGCAGCTGAAGTCCGGCCGCTTCGGCAAGTATTTCGGCTGCACCAGCGAAGACTGCAAGAACACCCGCAAGCTGCTCAAGAACGGCCAGCCAGCGCCGCCGAAAATGGATCCGGTTCCGATGCCGGAACTGCCGTGCCAGAAAGTGGATGACCACTACATTCTGCGCGACGGTGCCTCGGGCCTGTTCCTGGCCGCCAGCCAGTTCCCCAAGAACCGCGAGACCCGTGCGCCGCTGGTCAAGGAAATCCTGCCGCACAAGAGCGAGATAGACCCGAAGTACAGCTTCCTGTTCAGCGCGCCCGCCGAGGACGACCAGGGGCGCGATACGGTGATCCGCTTCAGCCGCAAGACCCAGGAGCAGTACGTGCAGTCCGAGGAAGAGGGCAAAGCCACCGGCTGGCGCGCCTTTTACCGCGATGGCAAATGGCAGATTGAAGCCGGCAGCAAGTCCGCCGGTGCCAAGCGCAAGCCGGCGCGCAAGAAGGCGGCGAAGACGGCCAAATGAGCAATCCGTATACCGGCACCGTCGCCTCGGCACTGCGCAAAGCGGAGCTGCTGCTGGCGGCGGGCGGTGATACGGCGCTGCAGCGTGCAGCGCAGCAGGAGGCCGCGGTGCTGCAGCTGTGGCGCGCCTACCGGGCGTTTCTGGCCGAACTGGCGTATCTCTTGCAGCTGGGGCAGGGGGTCGAGCCGGAATCGCCCCAGGCCCTGGACGAGCGCGCCCGCAGCCAGGGCAAATACTGTGCCGCCGCGGTGGAAATGTGCGAGCTGGATCGCGGTGACGGCTGGCTCGCGCAGCTACAGTCGGCCTGGGTGGCGCTGTGGCGCTTTGCCGGTGAGTCCCCCCGAGGGGGCAGCGCCGCGCAGTTGATCCCGCTGCAGGATCTGTCGGTCGCGGCGGAGCTCAGTGATTCGCAGCTGCGCGAATGGCACCGCGCGCTGGTGGAGCTGGTGCAACGCCACCGCGCGCAGGCGCAGGAATTCTGAGTGTCGGCAGGCCCTAGCGCCTGAATCTGCGACTACGGCTGTGTTACACTGCGCGCAAATCGAGAGTAGGGAGCTGTAAATGTCCTCCGAGACCTTTGAAATTATTGAACTCGCCAATGGTGATGTCGCGCTGCGCCGCGCCGGTCACCGGGAGGACCCGTTGGTGCGCATCCACTTTTCCGATGAAAGCAGTAATTTCCTGCGCGAACACAAGATCGCCGTCGCCCGCGCGATGCTGGAAGCGGGTATCGAGGCAGTACAGACGATCGATGAGATGGATCCGGATTTCCACGAAGAGGAAGAGCTGGAGCCGGTCAATCATACGATCCACTGATGGCCCGACCTGCATGGGTCTAATTGCCCCACTGCCGTTCCGGCAGACAAAAAAAGAGCGACCTGTGGTCGCTCTTTTTGCTTCTGGCCCGGCAGTATCTTTCTGATACCGCCTCAGCCGGTCACCCGGCATTGCCCCTTCAGGGGTGCTGGCGAATCACGCCCACGGCCAGCCCTTCGATCGAGAAGTGCTTGTCCCGCATATCCACCTGAATCACGTCGAAATCCTCGTTTTCCGGCAGTAGCTGTACCGTGGCCTGGTTGCCTTTGCGGCGGAAGCGTTTCACGGTCACTTCGTCTTCGATACGCGCCACCACGATCTGGCCGTTGCGCGCCTGATCGGATTTCTGTACTGCCAGCAGGTCGCCGTCGAGTATGCCGGCGTCGCGCATGCTCATGCCGTGTACCCGCAGCAGGTAGTCTGCCGGCGGGTGAAAAAAGTTTGACGGCAGCTCGCAGTAATCCTCGATATTTTCTTCCGCCAGGATGGGGTTGCCGGCGGCCACGCGGCCGACGATCGGCAGTCCGGGCTGGTAGTCGGGGATGCGGATACCGCGGGAGGCGCCCGCCACCATTTCGATCGCACCCTTGCGCGCCAGCGCCTTGAGGTGCTCCTCCGCCGCGTTGGGGGAGCGGAAGCCCAGCTCGTGGGCAATTTCCGCACGGGTGGGCGGATAGCCGGTTTCGTCGATATAGGACTTGATCAGTTCGAGAACCTGAGTCTGGCGGGCGGTGAGGTTGGTCATATGGGCACCTGGTTGATGTCTGTATTTTTATACAGTTGCTGTGATTATATACAGATTTGTCAGCGGCGCAATCGCCGTGCCGGTAGTGCGCGCGAGCACTAAGCGCGGCTGCTACTAGCGGCTGCTAAAGTAGGATTAGGAAAAAACAGGTTTTCGTCGAATTCGGCGACAAATCAGGGACGTACAATAATGCTCGATGCCAAAATGCCCGAAGCCTGGCGCGTACTGCGAATCCAATCCGAACTGGTCGACGGAATCGAGCGGCTGATCGCGCTGAGTGGCGCCGTGACGGTATTCGGCAGCGCGCGTTTTGCCGAAGATACGCCCGAGTACCAGCAGGCCCTGCGTCTGGGCGAGCTGCTGGCCACGGAGGGAATTCCGGTCATTACCGGCGGCGGGCCCGGCCTGATGGAGGCCTGCAATCGCGGCGCCTATCCACAGCCCGGTTCTTCCATCGGGCTCAATATCGAGCTGCCGTTCGAGCAGCACGCCAATCCTTATCAGGATATCGGCCTGCATTTTCGCTATTTCTTCGTGCGCAAGTTCATGTTCGTGAAGCACGCGGTGGGATTTGTCGGTCTGCCCGGTGGCTACGGCACGCTGGATGAATTGTTCGAAGCGCTGACACTGGTGCAGACACAGAAAGTGCGGCGCTTTCCCATCGTTCTGGTGGGCAGGCGCTACTGGTCGGGTTTACACGACTGGCTGGTGGAAACGGTACTCGAGCGGGCGTGTATCGATGCGGCCGACCTGGATCTGTTTCGCATCGTCGACAGCGTCGACGAAGCCGCTGATATCATCATCGAGTTTATTCGTTCGCGGGAGTAGCAACGCATCCGCGCGGCGCTCGCGCCGGTGCCGACTCCTGCTTTGGCCCGATCGTATTCCCCCCTTCCCGCGGCGGCGTCAACTGGCGCCGGATGTGCTAATCTGCCCCAGTACCAAACAAGCGTTTTAATTGTAAGTTTGAATATTGGGCAGTCGACTATGAGCCAGACGGATACCGTCAGCCGGATTCTGGATGCAGCGGAAGTACTGTTTGCCGAGCGCGGGTTTACCGAGACGTCCCTGCGCACCATTACCAGTACTGCCGGCGTAAATCTCGCCGCGGTAAACTATCATTTTGGTTCCAAAAAAGAGCTGATCCAGGCGGTGTTCGAACGCTTCCTGACGCCCTTTACCGAGGCGCTGGCGGCGACCCTGGACCAGCGCGCGGCAGCCCGGGAACGCTTGACCGTGGACGAGCTGCTCGAGAGCCTCTTCCGGGTCGGCCTGGGCAGCCTGGCGGCGCAGGGGCGCGACCCGCAGCGCTTCATGCGCCTGCTGGGGCTGGCCTATACCCAGTACCAGGGGCACCTGCGCCGTTTTATCGTGTCTCGCTATGGCGACAGCTACCGGCGCTTTGCCGGGTTGCTGGCCCAGGCACTGCCGGGGCTGGATCCGGTGACCTTTTACTGGCGCCTCTACTTTATGCTCGGTGCGACCATTTTTACCCTGTCGAGCTTCGACGCCATCGAGGCTATCCTGAGGGAGGATTTCGGTGCCGAGAGCAGCCTGCCGGAAACGCTTGAGCGCCTGGTGCCCGCAGCAGCGGCGATGCTGAAAGTGAATGCGGAATGAGGAGTATGGGAATGACTCTGTGTTGTTTGGGTGGCCACTGGCCGCGAAGCGGCGGTGAAAAGATGCACCGCATGAAACCTGCGCCTATGTGCCGCAATCGCCACTTGTCACTCTGCATTGAGGTGCCCGTATGCTCGGCCCATTGATGATCGATGTCGAAGGCCTGGAACTGACCGCGGAGGACCGCGAGCTGCTGCGCCATCCGCTGGTGGGTGGTCTGATCCTGTTTGCACGCAACTACCGCGACCGCCCGCAACTGCAGCAGCTGGTGGAGGCGATTCGCGCCGAGCGCCCGGAGATTCTGGTGGCCGTGGACCAGGAGGGGGGCAGGGTGCAGCGCTTTCGCGAGCAGTTTACCCGGTTGCCGTCGATGCAGGCCCTGAGTGCGCACGCCGATGCCGAACAGCTGCGCGATGTGGGCTGGTTGCTGGCCGCGGAACTGCTGGCGCTGGGAATCGATTTCAGTTTTGCCCCGGTGCTGGATGCGGACGATCGCCATTGCCGCATCGTCGGCGATCGCAGTTTTTGCCCCGACCCCGCCGGGGTCACGGAGCGGGTGCGGCCGTTTGTCGCCGGTATGCACGAGGCCGGCATGGCCACCACCGGCAAGCACTTTCCCGGCCACGGACATGTGCTCGAGGACAGCCACGAGGAGCTGCCGGAAGACGAGCGCTCGCTGGATGAGGTTATGGCCAGCGACGCGCTGCCGTTTACCGAGATGATCGGCGCCGGTGAGCTGGACGCAGTGATGCCGGCGCATATTCGCTTCGTCCATGTGGACAGCCAGCCGGTGGGTTTTTCACCGTTTTGGCTGCAGTGGATTCTGCGTGAACAACTGGGTTTCGACGGTGTCATCTTCAGTGATGACCTGTCGATGGAGGGGGCTGGCGCCGCTGGTGGTTATGCCGCGCGGATCCGCGCGGCGCTCGATGCCGGTTGCGATATGGGTCTGGTCTGCAACAATCGCGCCGGTGCCCTGGAAGCGCTGGCGGAGCTGGAGGGCATGCAGCCGTCGGCAGAATCGGCACGGCGCCTGCAGCGCATGCGAGGCCACGCGGGAATTGCCAGCTGGGCGGAACTGGAGTCCACCGAGCGCTGGCAGAAAACGCGCGCCTGGCTGGCCAGCTGGATGTAGCGTGCGCGGCGCGCACCGATAGGCGCAATGGTGCGAACAGTATCCTGATACTTTTTCAGTGCGCACGGCGCGCGCAATAAAATCTTTGATCTGACCGCGAACGACGAAGAGGGGGCATTATTCGTGGAGTCCGTTAAGGTGTTTTTGCTGTCCTGGGTGGGGGACAACCGCTGGTGGATACTGGCGGTCTTTCTGATTGTATTGGCCTCGGCGCTGAGTGCCTGGTTGCTGGCACGCTTTGTACAGCGCCTGGCGCGGCGCGCCGAGCGCACCATGAATCCCTGGGACGATGCGCTGGTCGGCGCGATGATGCCGCCCGGCGCGGCGCTGATCTGGCTGCTCGGGCTGAGCCTGGCCGCCAGCCGCGCCGGCCATGCCACCGGTGCGGAGATCTTCTCGCTGGCCGAATCGGTGCGGGAAATTGGCCTGATCCTCGTCATCACCTGGTTTGCCTGGCGCTTTTCCCGCAACGTGGAGCACAACCTGCGGGACCCGCGCTACATGGGCAAGCCCATGGATGCCACCACCGTGCGGGCCATGGGCAAGCTGGTGCGGGCATCGATCGTTATCACTGCGGCGATGGTGATCATGCAGTTCCTCGGTTACAGCATCAGCGGCGTGCTGGCGTTCGGGGGGATCGGCGGCCTCGCCGTGGGCTTTGCGGCCAAGGACCTGCTGGCCAACTTTTTCGGCGGTCTGATGATTTACCTGGATCGCCCCTTCGCTGTGGGCGACTGGGTGCGCTCGCCGGATAAGGAGATCGAGGGTACGGTAGAGGATATCGGCTGGCGCCTGACCCGCATCCGTACGTTCGACAAGCGCCCGTTGTACATTCCCAATGGCATCTTCGCGCAGATTGCGGTGGAGAATCCGTCGCGCATGCTGAACCGGCGCATCTACGAGACCATCGGCATCCGCTATCAGGATGCACCACTGGTGGGTCCCATCGTGGCTGACGTCAAGGCGATGCTGCAGCAGCACCCGGAAATCGATACCAACCAGACGCTGATAGTCAATTTCAACAGCTTCGCGCCGTCATCGCTGGATTTCTTTGTCTACACCTTCACCAGGACCACAGACTGGGTGCGCTACCACGAAATCAAGCAGGATGTTCTGCTGCGCATACTGCAGATTGTCGAGGGGTACGGTGCTTCCTGTGCCTTCCCGACCTCCACATTGCATATCGCCGAGCTGCCCGGGGCAAATAGTCCGGGATAGACAGCTAAATTAGGGGAGTACGTAAAAACACGATTGTGCACTTATATTTTGGCAATACGTCACAATTGGTGGTTTATTGCGCATGATCCGAAATCGCTGTTATTTATTTCGCGATCAAACCTAGACACTGGCGCCATTTTATCTAAGAATCGGTAGGTGTCTGTCGGGGCTGACCCGCCAGGCAGGGTACGACAGTCGCCGGCATCAGTATCGGTGACTGGGATCGGGGTGGCGTTTGCACTCTTGCTCGTGAAAGTTGATTCGCGAAAGTCTGGAGGCAAGCGCAATAACAATAATGAGGTTGTCTCAATGAGTGATCGCGTTACAGGTACAGTGAAGTGGTTTAATAACGCCCGTGGTTATGGCTTCATCACCTGTGGAGAAGGAACTGAAGATATTTTCGTGCACTATCGCAGCATTCGCGGCGAGGGTTACAAAACCCTCAACGAAGGCCAGTCGGTAGAATTTGAAATGCAGCAAGGGGACAAGGGACTGTTGGCGGAAGACGTGGTTCCCTGCGAGTAAGCCTCCGGTTGCTCGTTCGCAATAATATTCTGCACTGAAGACTCCGCATGCCGCATCCGGCTCCGGGGTTTTCAGCGTTGCTGCCCTCGGGGGGCAGTGCATCGCAATAAAAAAGGCGAGCCAGTTGGCTCGCCTTTTTTATTGCGCTCAAGCAGGGTTGTTGCGCCCTGGCGGGCGGCGGATCAGCCGCCGCCGACCATGCGCAGCAGCTGGCCGCAGAACCAGGCGGCGTAGGTGCCCAGTGCATAACCCATCACTGCAAGGAGCACGCCGACCGGCGCCAGCGATGGGTGAAAGGCCGCTGCGACCAC
This region of Microbulbifer sp. SAOS-129_SWC genomic DNA includes:
- a CDS encoding TetR/AcrR family transcriptional regulator, giving the protein MSQTDTVSRILDAAEVLFAERGFTETSLRTITSTAGVNLAAVNYHFGSKKELIQAVFERFLTPFTEALAATLDQRAAARERLTVDELLESLFRVGLGSLAAQGRDPQRFMRLLGLAYTQYQGHLRRFIVSRYGDSYRRFAGLLAQALPGLDPVTFYWRLYFMLGATIFTLSSFDAIEAILREDFGAESSLPETLERLVPAAAAMLKVNAE
- the lexA gene encoding transcriptional repressor LexA; this encodes MTNLTARQTQVLELIKSYIDETGYPPTRAEIAHELGFRSPNAAEEHLKALARKGAIEMVAGASRGIRIPDYQPGLPIVGRVAAGNPILAEENIEDYCELPSNFFHPPADYLLRVHGMSMRDAGILDGDLLAVQKSDQARNGQIVVARIEDEVTVKRFRRKGNQATVQLLPENEDFDVIQVDMRDKHFSIEGLAVGVIRQHP
- a CDS encoding mechanosensitive ion channel family protein; the protein is MESVKVFLLSWVGDNRWWILAVFLIVLASALSAWLLARFVQRLARRAERTMNPWDDALVGAMMPPGAALIWLLGLSLAASRAGHATGAEIFSLAESVREIGLILVITWFAWRFSRNVEHNLRDPRYMGKPMDATTVRAMGKLVRASIVITAAMVIMQFLGYSISGVLAFGGIGGLAVGFAAKDLLANFFGGLMIYLDRPFAVGDWVRSPDKEIEGTVEDIGWRLTRIRTFDKRPLYIPNGIFAQIAVENPSRMLNRRIYETIGIRYQDAPLVGPIVADVKAMLQQHPEIDTNQTLIVNFNSFAPSSLDFFVYTFTRTTDWVRYHEIKQDVLLRILQIVEGYGASCAFPTSTLHIAELPGANSPG
- a CDS encoding DUF6586 family protein codes for the protein MSNPYTGTVASALRKAELLLAAGGDTALQRAAQQEAAVLQLWRAYRAFLAELAYLLQLGQGVEPESPQALDERARSQGKYCAAAVEMCELDRGDGWLAQLQSAWVALWRFAGESPRGGSAAQLIPLQDLSVAAELSDSQLREWHRALVELVQRHRAQAQEF
- a CDS encoding TIGR00730 family Rossman fold protein, with protein sequence MLDAKMPEAWRVLRIQSELVDGIERLIALSGAVTVFGSARFAEDTPEYQQALRLGELLATEGIPVITGGGPGLMEACNRGAYPQPGSSIGLNIELPFEQHANPYQDIGLHFRYFFVRKFMFVKHAVGFVGLPGGYGTLDELFEALTLVQTQKVRRFPIVLVGRRYWSGLHDWLVETVLERACIDAADLDLFRIVDSVDEAADIIIEFIRSRE
- a CDS encoding cold shock domain-containing protein, with the translated sequence MSDRVTGTVKWFNNARGYGFITCGEGTEDIFVHYRSIRGEGYKTLNEGQSVEFEMQQGDKGLLAEDVVPCE
- the nagZ gene encoding beta-N-acetylhexosaminidase, with the translated sequence MLGPLMIDVEGLELTAEDRELLRHPLVGGLILFARNYRDRPQLQQLVEAIRAERPEILVAVDQEGGRVQRFREQFTRLPSMQALSAHADAEQLRDVGWLLAAELLALGIDFSFAPVLDADDRHCRIVGDRSFCPDPAGVTERVRPFVAGMHEAGMATTGKHFPGHGHVLEDSHEELPEDERSLDEVMASDALPFTEMIGAGELDAVMPAHIRFVHVDSQPVGFSPFWLQWILREQLGFDGVIFSDDLSMEGAGAAGGYAARIRAALDAGCDMGLVCNNRAGALEALAELEGMQPSAESARRLQRMRGHAGIASWAELESTERWQKTRAWLASWM
- the topA gene encoding type I DNA topoisomerase, translating into MGKSLVIVESPAKAKTINKYLGKDFVVKSSVGHIRDLPTGGGNKQPVDPKERARRAAETRKLSPEDKAIYKRKKNREQLIKRMGIDPDHDWAANYEILPGKEKVVSELRKLAANADTIYLATDLDREGEAIAWHLREAIGGDDGRYRRVVFNEITKSAIQEAFKAPGPLNINRVNAQQARRFLDRIVGYMVSPLLWEKVARGLSAGRVQSVAVRLVVEREREIRAFIPEEYWTLFADTATAAANPLRLEVKKQAGEAFRPTNETQASVAVQALQGSDYVVSARDDKPTSSKPSAPFITSTLQQAASNRLGFSVKKTMMLAQRLYEAGHITYMRTDSTNLSNEAVETVREFIGESYGDKYLPESPNSYSSKEGAQEAHEAIRPSDVRVQPNMLSGVERDAERLYNLIWQQFVACQMTPAQFTSTSVVVTAGDYELRARGRVIRFDGFLKVAPPSSKKDEDMVLPDVKVGEKLALKKLDPKQHFTKPPARYSEAALVKELEKRGIGRPSTYASIISTIQDRGYVRLENRRFYAEKMGDIVTDRLSESFTNLMDYGFTANLEESLDSVADGDKGWKQLLDEFYRDFSGRLEKAQDTDGGMRRNAPTDTDIECSKCGRHMQIRTGSTGVFLGCSGYALPPKERCTNTMNLVSGDEAVDADTDEEAESRLLREKRRCPKCGTAMDSYLLDEHRKLHICGNNPDCNGYEVEKGTFKIKGYDGPVIECDKCGADMQLKSGRFGKYFGCTSEDCKNTRKLLKNGQPAPPKMDPVPMPELPCQKVDDHYILRDGASGLFLAASQFPKNRETRAPLVKEILPHKSEIDPKYSFLFSAPAEDDQGRDTVIRFSRKTQEQYVQSEEEGKATGWRAFYRDGKWQIEAGSKSAGAKRKPARKKAAKTAK